Part of the Solwaraspora sp. WMMA2065 genome is shown below.
GGCGCTGGCCGCGACCGCGCCGATGGACGGGCCGGTACGGGTCTTCCTGACCAACTCCGGGGCCGAGGCCGTCGAGGGCGCGCTGAAGCTGTCCCGGTACGCCACCGGCCGGCAGTACGTGATCAGCTTCTACGGATCGTTCCACGGCCGCACCTACGGGGCGATGACGCTGACCGGGTCGAAGTCCAAGTACCACAAGGGGTTCGGCCCGCTGCTGCCCGGCGTGCTGCACGCGCCCTACGCACCAGCCTCGCTGGACTTCATCGAGGAGGTGCTGTTCGAGCACCAGGTGGATCCGAGCGAGGTCGCGGCGATCTTCGTCGAACCGATCCAGGGTGAGGGTGGCTTCATCGTGCCGCCGGCCGGCTGGCTCGCCCGGCTGCGGCGGATCTGCGACCGGCACGGGATCCTGCTCGTCGCCGACGAAGTGCAGTGCGGCATGGGCCGCACCGGCCGGATGTGGGCGATCGAGCACACCGGCGTACAGCCGGACATCCTGATCAGCGCGAAAGGCATCGCCTCCGGCCTGCCACTGGGCGCGTTCCTGGCCCGGTCCGAGCTGATGGAGGCCTGGGGTCCGGGCGCGCACGGCTCCACCTACGGCGGCAGCCCGGTGCCGTGCGCCGCCGGCCTCGCCACCCTGCGGGTCATCCAGGAGGAGTGCCTGCTCGACAACGCCACCGAGCAGGGTGAGTTCCTGCTCGCCGGGCTGCGCGAACTGCAGCAGGCGTACCCGCAGCTACTCGTCGACGTGCGCGGGGTCGGCTTGATGATCGGCGTCGAGTTCCCCACCGGCGAGATCGCCGGCCAGGTACAGCAGGCGGCGTTCAGTCGCGGCCTGCTGGTGCTGGAGGCCGGCGTCAACGCGGTACGGATGTCGCCGCCCCTGGTGATCACCCGGGCCCAGGCGCAGACCGGTCTGCGGCTG
Proteins encoded:
- a CDS encoding aminotransferase class III-fold pyridoxal phosphate-dependent enzyme, which translates into the protein MTTIPDWFDPDRPQPHLVTELPGPQAREVLARDQAVTSPSLPRAYAIAPRRGHGTVVEDVDGNLFLDFNAGIAVTSTGHCHPTVVEAVQQQAATLLHYSASDFYLPLYGQMCQALAATAPMDGPVRVFLTNSGAEAVEGALKLSRYATGRQYVISFYGSFHGRTYGAMTLTGSKSKYHKGFGPLLPGVLHAPYAPASLDFIEEVLFEHQVDPSEVAAIFVEPIQGEGGFIVPPAGWLARLRRICDRHGILLVADEVQCGMGRTGRMWAIEHTGVQPDILISAKGIASGLPLGAFLARSELMEAWGPGAHGSTYGGSPVPCAAGLATLRVIQEECLLDNATEQGEFLLAGLRELQQAYPQLLVDVRGVGLMIGVEFPTGEIAGQVQQAAFSRGLLVLEAGVNAVRMSPPLVITRAQAQTGLRLFGAAVAEVAADMQAAGNGKVAGNGKAPAGGEIAAGGAVAVPG